A single window of Ictalurus furcatus strain D&B chromosome 3, Billie_1.0, whole genome shotgun sequence DNA harbors:
- the rps24 gene encoding 40S ribosomal protein S24 isoform X1, with amino-acid sequence MNDSVTLRTRKFMTNRLLQRKQMVLDVLHPGKATVPKTEIREKLAKMYKTTPDVVFVFGFKTQFGGGKTTGFAMVYDSLDYAKKNEPKYRLARHGLYEKKKTSRKQRKERKNRMKKVRGTKKASVGAAGKKK; translated from the exons AATGACAGTGTCACACTCAGGACTCGGAAGTTCATGACAAACCGCTTGCTTCAGAGGAAGCAAATG GTTCTGGATGTCCTGCACCCTGGAAAAGCAACAGTCCCCAAGACTGAAATCAGGGAGAAGCTTGCCAAAATGTACAAGACCACGCCTGATGTGGTGTTCGTCTTCGGTTTCAAGACTCAATTCGGTGGCGGCAAGACAACAGGTTTCGCCATGGTCTACGATTCACTGGACTACGCCAAGAAGAATGAGCCCAAATACAGACTGGCCAGA CACGGCCTCTATGAGAAGAAAAAGACCTCCAGAAAACAGCGCAAGGAGAGAAAGAACCGAATGAAGAAAGTACGAGGCACCAAGAAAGCCTCTGTTGGTGCTGCTGGCAAAAAG AAATGA
- the rps24 gene encoding 40S ribosomal protein S24 isoform X2, with amino-acid sequence MNDSVTLRTRKFMTNRLLQRKQMVLDVLHPGKATVPKTEIREKLAKMYKTTPDVVFVFGFKTQFGGGKTTGFAMVYDSLDYAKKNEPKYRLARHGLYEKKKTSRKQRKERKNRMKKVRGTKKASVGAAGKK; translated from the exons AATGACAGTGTCACACTCAGGACTCGGAAGTTCATGACAAACCGCTTGCTTCAGAGGAAGCAAATG GTTCTGGATGTCCTGCACCCTGGAAAAGCAACAGTCCCCAAGACTGAAATCAGGGAGAAGCTTGCCAAAATGTACAAGACCACGCCTGATGTGGTGTTCGTCTTCGGTTTCAAGACTCAATTCGGTGGCGGCAAGACAACAGGTTTCGCCATGGTCTACGATTCACTGGACTACGCCAAGAAGAATGAGCCCAAATACAGACTGGCCAGA CACGGCCTCTATGAGAAGAAAAAGACCTCCAGAAAACAGCGCAAGGAGAGAAAGAACCGAATGAAGAAAGTACGAGGCACCAAGAAAGCCTCTGTTGGTGCTGCTGGCAAAAAG TGA